Genomic DNA from Corallococcus macrosporus:
AAATCCGTTCGAGGAACTCACGGCATGCAAAGCACCGTCGCCGCGGGCGAGGCCCGCAAGGGGCATCCCCCGGGCCTGTATTTGTTGTTCGCCACCGAGATGTGGGAGCGCATGTCGTACTACGGCATGCGCGGCCTGCTGGTGCTCTTCCTCACCGACAAGGTGCGGGGCGGCTTTGGCTGGTCCACCGCGGATGCCCTGGGCCTCTACGGCACGTACACCGGCCTCGTGTACCTGACGCCGATTCTTGGCGGCTACATCGCGGACCGCTTCATCGGCCAGCGCAAGGCGGTGATGCTGGGCGGCGCGCTGATGGTGATTGGCCACCTGCTCTTGGCCCTACCCGGCATCTCCATCTTCTACGCGGGCCTGGGCTTCCTCATCATCGGCAACGGCTTCTTCAAGCCGAACATCTCCACCATGGTGGGCGGGCTGTACCCCGCGGGTGACGGCCGGCGCGACGGTGCCTTCACCATCTTCTACATGGGCATCAACCTGGGCGCGGTGCTGGGCAACTTCATCTGCGGCACGCTGGGTGAGCGCGTGGGCTGGCACTGGGGCTTCGGCTCCGCCGGCGTGGGCATGACGCTGGGCCTGATCATCTTCGTGGCGCTGGCGCACAAGTTCCTGGGCAACGTGGGCCTGGCGCCCGCGCCGCGCCCCACCGAGGCGCAGACGACGACGCCGGACGGCAAGCACCACGCCTTCTCCCGCGAGGAGTGGGACCGCATCATCGTCATCTTCATCATCGCGCTGTTCGTGGTCGCGTTCTGGACGGGCTTCGAGCAGGCCGGCGGCCTGATGAACCTCTACACGGACCAGAAGGTGGACCGCTCCATGTTCGGCTGGGAGGTCCCCACCACCTGGTTCCAGAACTTCAACTCCGTCTTCATCGTGACGCTGGCGCCGGTGTTCGCCGCGGTGTGGAGCTCGCTGGCGGCGAAGGGCAAGGACCTGAGCATCCCGGTGAAGATGTCCCTGGGGCTCATCTTCCTGTCCGTGGGCTTCGCGTTCATGCTGGGCGCCTCCAAGGAGAGCGCGGCGGACGGCAAGGCGGCGGCGTGGTGGGTCATCATGGCGTACCTCTTCCACACCATGGGCGAGCTGTGCCTGTCGCCGGTGGGCCTCTCCATGGTCAGCAAGGTGGCGCCCCAGCGCGTCACCTCCGCGATGATGGGCGTGTGGTTCCTGGCGAACGCGGTGGCCAACAAGCTGTCCGGCGTGCTGGGCGGCTACTCGGAGAAGATGGGTGAGTTCAGCGTGTTCCTCACCATCGTCATCGGCGCGGGCCTGGCGGGCGTCATCCTGCTGTTCCTCGCCCCCATGCTGAAGCGGATGATGCACGGCACGGACGAAGTGACGCCCGCGGCGACGCCCGCCCACCAGGAAGGCACCGTCCACCCGGCCACCTGAGCCGGAGGGGGCAGCCCCTTTCGAAGTCCGTACGCCGGAGCGCCCGCTGGGTGCTCCGGCGTTTTTCGTGGCGGCCATGCGGGCCCTGCACGCCCGCTTCCGCGTGAGTATCGATTCTGGAGCCCCATGCGGATCCAGATTGGAAAGAGCCACTCACCGGATTGCGCCACCGCCGCGCGGGAGGCGGGCCAGGAGGCGCTGCGGGGCGCGGTTGCCCCCACCTTCGCCCTCGTCCTGTGCACGGACCAGTACGACGCGGTGGCGCTGGCGTCCGCGGTCCGCGAGGAGCTGGGGGACATCCCCTGGGCCGGGTGCTGCGCGGCGGGCGTCTTCGCGGGAACCGAGCTGCTGCTCCAGGGGCTGGTCATCGCGCTCTTCATTGGCGACGACTTCCGCGTTGGCGTGGGGATGGGCGGGCCCGTCAGCGAGCGCCCGCGGGAGGCCGGGCGCGCGGCGGTGGCCGAGGCCGTGAGCAAGCTGCCTCCCAAGCCGTCCGGACACCGGCGTGCGCTCATCGTCCTGCCGGACGCGCTGAGCGGCAACTCGACGGAGGTCGTGCGCGGGGCCCAGCAGGAGGCGGGCGCGGGCATCCGCTGGGCGGGGGGCGGCGCGGGCAACAACCTCCGGTTCGTGAAGACGGCCCAGTTCGCGCAAGGCCACGCCTACCAGGACCGGGTGGTGGTGATTGCCTTCGACACCCGGGAGCCCCTGGGCGTGGGCATCCAGCACGGCTGGTATCCGTATGGGCCCCCCTCGCAGGTCACGAAGGCCCGGGGCGCGGTCGCCATCGAGCTCGACTACGAGAACGCCTTCGAGGTCTACCGGCGCACGGCCGCGAGCCGGGGCGACGCCCTGGACGTGCGCAGCTTCGTCCGCTTCGCGATGACCCACCCGCTGGGGATTCCCCAGGCCAATGGCGAGTTCGTGATCCGCGACCCCCTGTCCGTCGACTCCGACGGCTCGGTCCGCTTCATCGCCGAGATTCCGGACGGCTCCCTGGTCCGCGTCATGGAGGGCAAGCGCACGGATTTGCTCGGCGCCGCGGCCAGCGCCGCCACCCTGGCCCGGGAGGCCACCTCCGGCGCGCTGGGCGGCGCGATGGTGTTCGATTGTGTCTCCCGCTACCTGCTGCTGGAGGACGGCGTCCGAGACGAACTCTCCCGGTTCCAGGACGCGCTCGGCGCGGGCGTGCCGGTCGTGGGCTGTCTGACGCTGGGCGAGGTGGGGGCCATGGGGGGCGGGGTTCCCCAGTTCCACAACAAGACAGCGGTGGTGGTCGCGCTGCCGGGGTAAGGGGACGAGGTGGCGCATGGAGGACCACGGCGCGGACGCGGAGCACAAGCTCACCGAGGAGCGCCTCGCGCTGCTGAGCGTGCTCCAGGAGCTCACCGTCGCGGCGCTTGACCTCCTGGATCCGGACAAGCCCGCGGACGACTTCCTGGACCGCGTCGCGGAGCGGCTGGGCTGCGCGGTCGCGCTCTGGTTCCAGTCGGATCCGGGAGGGCAGGTGGGCCTGCTGGGCGCGAGCGGACTGTCCCCGGCCTCCCGCCAGCTCCCGATTCCACGGCTGCTGCCAAGGTACCCGCGCGAGCCCGGCCCCCTGCGCGTGGAGCTGCCCTATCCGGAGCTGGCTTCACCGGGGCTCGTGCGCTGGTCGGTGCCCATCGACGACGCCGGGCATGGCGCGGTGCCCCCCGTCAGCGTGCTGCTGCTGTACTTCGACCGCGAGCCGCGTCTGCCGCGCCAGTACCAGGGCATGGTGGAGCGGCTGGGCGGCGTGCTCCGCACCGCGCTCATCCACCGGCAGCTCTTCGCGCGGACCCTGGAGAGCGAGCGCGCGCTCCAGCACGAGCGGGACTTCAGCTCCACGGTCCTGGACACGGCCCGCGCCCTGGTCGTCGTCCTGGATCCGGAAGGCCGCATCGTCCGCTTCAACCGGGCGTGCCAGGAGGTGACGGGCTACTCCTTCGAGGAGCTGCGCGGTGACCGCTTCTGGACGCGGCTGCTGCCACCCGAGGAGGCGGGGATCGTGGAGCTGCACTTCGCCGTGCTCGCGGCGGGGCTGGGGCACGAGCAGTACGAGAACCACTGGCTGACCCGGAAGGGAGAGCGCCGCCTCATCTCCTGGTCCAGCAACGTCCTGCGGAACGTGTCGGGGACCATCGAGTACGTCATCGGCACCGGCATCGACATCACCGAGCACCGCCGGACCGAACAGGAGCGCGACCAGACCTTCCAGCGCGAGCAGCAGGCGCGCGCCCGGGCCGAGGAGCAGGAGGGGCGGTCCGCGCTCCTGGCGGAGGCCTCCGGGTTGCTCGACGGCTCGCTCGCACCCGAGGACGCGCTGCGCAGCGTGGCTGCGCTGACCGTCCGGCGGTTCGCGGACTGGTGCGCGGTGGAGGTCCTGGACGGGAGCCACTCCGCCCAGCGGCTCACCGAGGCCCGCTCCGAAGCGCTGCGCGCCAGTTCGTCCGCGCGGAGCGTCCGGGAGGGTCAGGACCTGGCCGAGTTCATCGACTTCCCGTCGCGCATCTCCGTGCCGCTGCTCGCGCGGGAGCATGCGCTCGGCACGCTCACCCTCGCGCGCCTGGAGGGCAGCGGACGGTATGTCCCGGCGGATGTCGCGCTCGCGCAGGAGCTGGCCCGCCGCGCGGCGATGGCCATGGACAACGCCCGGCTCTATCAGCAGGCCCAGCTGGCCATCGGCCTGCGGGACGAGTTCCTCTCCATCGCCTCGCACGAGCTGAAGACGCCGGTCACGTCCCTCCAGTTGTCGGTGCAGGGGCTGATGCGCCTGGCCCGGACGGGCGCGCTGCGGACCTCACCGGTGGAGACGGTGACCCACGCGCTGGAGGTCATCGAGCGGCAGGCGAAGCGGATGGCGAAGCTCGTCAACACGCTGCTGGACGTCTCGCGCATCCACGCCGGGCGGCTGGAGCTGGAGTTCGAGGAGGTGGACCTCGCCGCGCTGGTCCGGGACGTCGCGGCGCGCTTCGCCCCGGAGCTGGCCACGTCGGGGACCCGGCTCCAGGTCCACGCCGACACGGCGGTGCCGGGCATGTGGGACCGGTCGCGGTTGGATCAGATCGTCACCAACCTGCTCTCGAACGCCATCAAGTACGGGGAGGGAAGGCCCATCGCGCTCCGCGTGGAGGGGGACGCGGAGATGGCGCGGCTGGAGGTGCGGGACCAGGGCATCGGCATCCCGGCGGAGCGGCAGGTGCGCATCTTCCGGGCCTTCGAGCGCGCCGTGTCCTCGCGCCACTACGGAGGCCTGGGCCTGGGCCTCCACATCGTGAACCAGCTCGTGGAGCGGCTGGGGGGCTCGGTCCGCGTCGAAAGCGAGGCGGGGCAGGGAGCCACCTTCACGGTGGAGCTCCCCCGCTACGGTCCCCACGCGGCCCCCGCCGCGGACCCGACCCTGCACGACGGGCTCTAGGCCGGCTTCGGCTCCACCGCGGGGTTGCGGCCGTCCATGGGGGCCTGTGCGTCCGTCTGGTAGTAGTCCCGCACGACGTACTTGCGGGCCACCAGCGCCATGCCCACGCCGGCCACGGCGGCCAGGGCCGCGTAGAAGAAGAACTGCGCGGAGCCCGTGAAGACGTTGAGCGCCGCGGCGATGGCCACCGCCACGTTCGCCAGCGTGTTCGTCACCAGCCACACGCTCTGGATGGTGCCCTTCATCTCCCGGGGCGCCTGCGTGTACGCGAACTCCAGGCCCGTGGTGGACACGAGAATCTCCGCTACCGTCAGCACGATGTACGGCAACAGCTGCCACGCGATGTTCAGCGTCGTCCCGCCCTCCATCGCCACCTGGAAGAAGCCCGCGATGACGAACGACGCGGCGCCGATGATGAGCCCCATGGGCATGCGCCGCAGCGGCGTCAGCTCCCAGCCCGCGCGCTGGAAGGCCGGGTACACCACGGCCGTCAGGAAGGGGATGAGCAGCATCACCAGCATGGGGTTGATGAACTGCATCTGGCTGGGCTGGAACACGATGCCGCCCACGTTCGGGTCCATGGACCGCGCCTGCACCACCCAGGTGGACGCCTTCTGATCGAACAGCATCCAGAAGAAGGGCACGAAGGGCAGCAGCAGCGCGGACACCCGGAACACCGCCTTCACGCCCTCCACCGCCTCCGTCGGGTGCTCCGCCCTGGCCTTGTCCAGCCAGGTGCCGCCCGCCACGTCCTTGCCCCGGAACGCGCTGCCCAGCACCTTGAAGAACGAGTGCGGGTTCGGGCCCGTGGGAGGCACCAGCACGTAGTGCTTGCGGCCCGCCCAGAAGATGACCGTCGCCAGGAACATCAGGATGCCCGGCACACCGAAGGCCACCGCGGGCCCGTAGTTCTTCATCAGCAGCGGGACGAACAGCGACGCGAAGAACGAACCGAAGTTGATGGTCCAGTAGAAGATGGCGAAGACCTTCTTCACCAGGTGCTTGTTCTTCTCCGTGAACTGGTCGCCCACCATCGCGGACACGCACGGCTTGATGCCGCCGCTGCCAATCGCGATGAGCGTCAGGCCCGTGTAGAAGCCCTTCGCGCTGTCCTCGAAGAGCGCCAGGCACGCGTGCCCCGCGCAGTACACGAGGCTCAGCACGAAGATGGTGTGGAACTTCCCGAAGAAGCGGTCCGCCAGGTAGCCGCCAATGAGCGGGAAGAAGTACACCCCCGCCATGAACAGGTGCATCAGGCTCTTGGCCTGCGCCTCCCGCAGCCCTGTCTCCGGCACCTGCGTGCGCAAGAGGTAGTCGATGAAGAACACCGTGAGGATGTTCCGCATCCCGTAGAAGCTGAAGCGCTCACAGGCCTCGTTCCCGATGATGTAGGGAATCTGGGGCGGGAAGCGCTGGGTGGTGGGGGCGGTCGAGGTCTCGGCCATGCCCCCACCCTACCGCAGGAGTGCGTATGGGTCGCGCGACTCAGCCCGCGGCGTCGAACGCGCCCAGCACGGCCGCCACGTTGTGGCCGATGTCCTCCACCGCGTAGCCGCCCTCCTGGACCAGCACCGTGGGGAGCCCCAGCCCGGCCAACTGCCCTCCCAGCAGCGGGAAGTGCTCCTTGCGCAGCTTGAACGCGCTGATGGGGTCGCCTTCGTAGGTGTCCACGCCCAGCGACACCACCAGTGCGTCCGCCCCGAAGGCCAGGATGGCCTCCCGCGCCGTGGCCAGCGCGGCGGAGTACCCCGCCCAGTCCGTGCCGCGCTGCAGCGGAAGGTTCAGCGTGTAGCCCTCGCCCCGGCCCGCGCCGCGCTCGTCGGCATACCCGAGGAAGTAGGGGTACTCGGTGTCCGGCGTGCCGTGGATGGAGATGAACAGCACGTCGTCGCGCTCCCAGAAGATCTCCTGGGTGCCGTTGCCATGGTGGTAGTCCACGTCCAGCAGCGCGACCCGCGCCTTGCCCGCGTCGCGAAGGCCCTGGGCCGCCAGCGCCGCGTTGTTGAGGAAGCAGTAGCCGCCATAGGTCCCGCGCGCGGCATGGTGCCCTGGCGGCCGGCACAGCGCGTAGGCCGCCCGCGAGCCCTCGGTCACGAGCGCCGCGGCGGTCATCGCGCAGTGCGCCGAGGCCAGCGCCGCCTCCCAGGTGCCCGGCACGATGGGCGTCCCGGCGTCGAACGCGTAATAGCCCATCGCGCCGTGGATGCCGGAAGGCACGCGGTCCCGCCGCAGGCCCCGCGCCGGGAAGCCGCTCGGCAGCATGGAGCCGTCGCGCCCCTCCGCCCGCCAGCGCGGATAGGCCGTGCGCAGGAACTCGATGAAGTCCGCGTCGTGGATTTTTAGAAGGCGCTCCATCGGGAAGTCGCGCGGCGGCAGCCAGGTGTGACTGCCCGCCGCCCGCAGTGCCTGTTCGATGAAGTCCACCCGCGCGGGGCACTCGTAGCAGGGCACCAGCTGCCCGCGATGAAGCTCCACCCCGCCGTCATGTCCTGCGTGCAGGGCACTGTGCACCACGTCCATCGAGCCTTCCTCCCGTTCGCGAACTGGGGGACAGCGTAGGCAGGACACCAGGAGTTCGGGGGCCTGGAAGTCCTCCGCACGCGGGCCCCACGGAGCGCGAAGGCCAGCCGCGACGGTGCGCCCGAGCGGAGACCCAGGTGGATCCACGGGCAGGGCGCGCCCGCCGGGACCGACGTCGCCCAACTGGTCCGACAGTCGGACCAGTTCGCATCGCCCGGCGCCGGAGGGTGGGTCCCCCAGTTCGTCCCGTCCATGTCAGACCCGTCTGGTTGGATGGGCGAAGCATCGGCGAGAAGGGCGGCGGAGATGGTGAGGGTGGGGCTGGTGGCGTATGTGGAGCATCAGATTGAGCAGGACATCGCGCTGGGACGGCTGCCGAGGAACGGGCGGCTGGCCTCGGAGCGGGTGATGGCGCACTGGTATGGCGTGTGCCGGGGCACGGTGCGCGAGGCCCTGCGGCGGCTGGCGGCACGGGGCCTGGTGGTGCAGCACCCCGGGCGCCAGGCGCGAGCGGTAGCCCTGGATGAATCGCTGACGCTGGAGAACCTGGGTCTGGCGCTGCATGCCGCGCGCTCCGAGGAGGGCCGACGGCTGCTGGAGGGCTTCTTCAGCCTCAAGCGGCAGGTGCTGGTGGAGCTCCTGGCCGACTGCTGCGCGAATGCCTCCGAGTCGGAGGTGAGCCGGTTGGAGTCCGTCTGCTACGCGCTCTGGGACGCGGCGCGCTGGCACCCCGGAGAGCGCTGCGCCCAGTTGGAGTTCGAGTTGCTGCGGCTGGCGGCCCAGGTGGCTGCGCGTCCCGGGCACCTGCTCCTCATCCAATCGCTGCAACGGGCCTTCAGGGGCATTGGGGCCCGGCTGCTGCCCTTCATGGGCGGCGAAGCCCTGGCCCAGTGGGCCCGGGGCGCGATGCATGCCCTGGACGAGCGCGACATGCAGGCGCTCCAGCACCAGCTGCCGACGCTGATGAAGGCGTGCGATGACGGCGTGCTCAACCGGTTTGCGCCAGTCCCCCACCAGGCGGGGCCTCTTGAGGCACCCCCCCTTGTCGAGGAGCGTGACCTCGGAACCCTCGCACCCGCCGCCGAGCCCACCGAAGCTCAGCTGCTTTCATCCGTTCCGGAGAGTCATCCCCGCGAACCCGGTGATGACTGCGTGCGGGCGGCGGGCCTCAACACGCCCGAATCCCAGGACCCGCCTCCAGCCACGACCGGGCTGGAGGGTTACTCGCTTCTGGCGCCTTCCTTGCCTTCGACCCGGGAGCCACCTGATTCGTGAGGCTCAGGCCGCGTCCACGCGCTTGCCGATGCGGGCCCGGCGCGCCTTGCCCAGCACGTGCTTGAGGTAGCGGCCGGTGTGGCTGGCCTCCACCTTCGCCACGTCCTCCGGCGTGCCGGTGGCCAGGATGTTGCCGCCCCCCGAGCCACCTTCCGGCCCCAGGTCGATGAGCCAGTCCGCGCTCTTGATGACGTCCAGGTTGTGCTCGATGACGAGCACGCTGTTGCCCGCCTCCACCAGCCGGTTGAGCACGGACAACAGCTTGCGGATGTCCTCGAAGTGCAGGCCCGTGGTGGGCTCGTCCAGGATGTAGAGCGTGCGGCCGGTGGCCACGCGCGCCAGCTCGCGCGCCAGCTTGATGCGCTGTGCTTCACCGCCGGACAGGGTGGGGGAGGGCTGGCCCAGCCGCAGGTAGCCCAGGCCCACGTCGGTGAGCGTCGTCAGCACGCGCATGATGTCCTTGTGCGCGCCGAAGTGGTCCACCGCCTCGCGCACGCTCAGGTCCAGCGTCTCCGCGATGTTCTTGCCCTTGTAGCGCACGCGCAGTGTCGCTTCGTTGAAGCGCTTGCCGTTGCACACCTCGCAGGGGACGTAGACGTCCGCCAGGAAGTGCATCTCCACCAGCTTCACGCCGTCGCCCTCGCACGCCTCGCAGCGGCCGCCCTTGATGTTGAAGCTGAAGCGCCCCGGGCCGTAGCCGAACGTGCGCGCCTCCGGCGTCATCGCGAAGACTTCACGGATGGCGTCGAACACCTTGGTGTACGTGGCCGGGTTGCTGCGCGGCGTGCGGCCAATGGGCCGCTGGTCGATGTCGATGACCTTGTCCAGGTGCTCCAGGCCCTTGATGGACTTGTGCTTGCCCATGGGCTCGCGGCTCTCGTAGAGCGCTCGCGCCAGGGCCGGGTACAGAATCTCGTTGATGAGCGTGGACTTGCCCGCGCCGGACACGCCCGTGACGGCCGTGAAGATGCCCAGCGGGATGTCCGCGTCCACGTTCTTCAGGTTGTTCTCCGTCGCGCCCAGGATGGAGATCTGGTGCTTGGGATTCACCGGGCGGCGCGTCTCCGGAATCTCGATCTCCTGGCGTCCGGACAGGTACGCGCCGGTGAGGCTCTTCTCATCCGCCATCACCTGCTTGGGCGTGCCCTGGGACACCACCTGCCCGCCCAGCTCGCCCGCGCCGGGGCCGAAGTCCACCAGGTAGTCCGCCTCCTCCATCGTCTCCTCGTCGTGCTCCACGACGATAACGGAGTTGCCCAGGTCGCGCAGGCGCTTGAGCGTGGTCAGCAGCTTGCCGTTGTCGCGCTGGTGCAGGCCGATGGAGGGCTCATCCAGGATGTAGATGACGCCCGTCAGCTCGCTGCCCATCTGCGACGCCAGCCGGATGCGCTGGCTCTCACCGCCGGACAGCGTGGACGCGGTGCGGTCCAGGGTGAGGTAGCCCAGGCCCACGTCCACCAGGAAGGACAGGCGGCTGCGGATCTCCTTGAGCAGCTCCTGGGCGATCTTCTCCTCCTGCGCGCTCAGCCCCAGCTGCGTCAGGAAGGTGCGCGCCTCCGTGATGGTCATGCGGCTGAGGTCCACCAGCGTGCGCTGGTGCACCTTCACCGCGCGGCTCTCCGGGCGCAGGCGCTCGCCCTTGCAGGACGGGCAGGGCTTGTCGCTGAAGTACTTCTGGAGCTCCGCCTTGCGCGCCTCCGACGTGGTCGTCTTGAAGTTGCGCATGGTGCGGGCGAGCAGGCCCTCCCACTCCATGTTGTACTGGCCGTTGTCGCCCCACTGGACGGTGAAGGACTTGCCCTTCACGCCGTTCATCAGGACGTCCTTCTCCCGCTTGGACAGCTTCGCGTACGGGACGTCCAGGTCGATCTTGAACGCGCCCGCCAGGCTCTCCACGAAGTCCGCCGTCCAGCCCTCGCCGCGGTTCATGCCGCTGGCCCACGGCTCAATCGCGCCGTCGCGGATGCTGCGGCTCTGGTCCGGCACCAGCAGGTCCGCGTCCATCTCCGGCCGGGTACCCAGGCCGTTGCAGTCCGTGCACATGCCCAGCGGGTTGTTGAAGGAGAACGACGCGGGCGTGAGGTCGCCGAAGGACAGGCCGCACGCGGGGCATGCGTTCAGCTCGCTCATCACGCGGTCGGACGCGAGCGTGCCCTTCTCATCCGTGATGATGAGCGTGCCCTTGCCCTCGCGCAGCGCGGTCTCCACGGAGTCCGTCAGGCGCGTGCGCAGGTCCGGCTTCAACACCAGACGGTCGATGACGAGCGCGATGTCGTGCTTGGACTTCTTGTCCAGCTCGATGCGCTCCTCCAATTCGCGCACCTTGCCGTCCACGCGCGCGCGGGAGAAGCCTCGCTTCTGCGCCTCCGCCAGCAGGTCCTTGTGCTCACCCTTGCGGTTCGTGACGATGGGCGCCAGCACCTGGAGCTTGGTGCCCGCGGGCAGCTTCATGATCTCATCGACAATCTGCTGCGCGCTCTGCTTGCCCACCTTGCGGCCGCAGTTGGGGCAGTGCTGCACGCCGATGGAGGCGTAGAGCACGCGCAGGTAGTCGTGCACCTCCGTGACGGTGCCCACCGTGGAGCGGGGGTTGTTGCTGGCCGCCTTCTGCTCGATGGAGATGGTGGGCGACAGGCCGCGCAGCGTGTCGTAGCGGGGCTTCTCCATCTGCCCCAGGAACTGGCGCGCGTAGGAGGACAGGCTCTCCACGTAGCGGCGCTGGCCCTCGGCGTAGAGCGTGTCGAACGCGAGCGAGCTCTTGCCGGAGCCCGACACGCCGGTGAACACCACGAGCTTCTTCTTCGGGATGTCCAGGGAGACGGTCTTGAGGTTGTGCTCCCTGGCACCACGGATGGAAATGACGTCGGGCTCGGACATGGGGGCGCGCTTTATCACTGAAAGGGTGTTCCGGTGCACGCAAAGGCGCACGCCCGGAGCGGTTCTGGAGGAACACCCGGCACGCCCGCCCGCATCCCCCGGCCGGACGGGCACGCGGCCGTCCTGCGCGCTCCACTCATACCCCCTGGAAGTCGCACGGCCCCCGAGGGTGAGAGGTCGGTGTGGCATCCACCGTTTTAGAAGCTTTTGCAGTCGCTTCCACGAAACGTGGAATCTCCTGATTTACCAGTTAAAGCCCGTGCCCCAGCGTGGGCGCCCGTTTGCCGTGTTGGCGGCGTGACGGCGCCTTGTTGGGACGTCCAGGCACCAGGGTTGCACCATTCCACGCCGACCGGATCCACGTGCAGGGCTGTGTGGGGGGACACCGGTGCCGTGTGTAGGAAGGACGGGACTCTGTATGCGTGGACTCCGATGGCTGGTGTTGGCGGTGGTGGTGGCGGCGGGGACGGCGTGTGAGCGGCCCACTTCACAGCAGGCACGCACGGGCTTCGCCGCGCGGCCGGAGCTCCTGGAGTTCGGCCCTGCCGCCGTGGGCCGCACCAAGGCGATGAAGCTGCGCCTGGCGAACCAGGGGCGCGCGTCGTACCGCGTGGAGGGGGCGCGCTCGTCGCTGCCCAACGTGAGCATCCCCGCCTTCGAGCCCTTCACGCTGACGGCCGGCGCCGAGCACGAGATTGAAGTGCGCTTCACGCCCGACGTGGAGGGCGCGGTGCAGGGGCAGCTGGAGGTCATCACGGATGCCTCCGGCGGCGCGGCGGCGCAGGTGCCCGTCAGCGGGCGCGGCGTGAAGGCGCTGGTGGAGGTGCCGGAGACGGCGCTCGACTTCGGCAACGTGAACCTGGGGCTGGTGGAGATGCGCGAGGTGACGGTGCGCAACCCCTCCGACGTGGAGAGCCCGCTGGTGCTGTCGGTGGAGGGGGCGGACGCGGATCAGTTCTCCGCGGGGGCGGGGCTGCCGTCCTCGCTGGCGCCGCATGAGACGCGCAAGGTGCCGGTGGCCTTCAGCCCGGTGCGGCTGGGCAACGCGGACGCGGCGCTGCACGTGGCCGTCTGTGACGGCTGCGAGCCCGCGGTGGTGACGCTGACGGGGATGGGCGTGGCCAGCGCGCTGGAGGTGACGCCGCTGCGCGTGGACTTCGGCCGCGTCGCGGTGGGCGCCACCGCCGAGGAGCGCATCACCGTGCGCAACCAGGGCAACGAACCGCTCAGCTACAAGGGCGCGTCGCTCTTGGAGGACCCCTCCGGCGTGTTCAAGGTGGTGAGCGCGCCCGCGCTGCCCAATGACATGCTGCCGCCGGGCGCGGTGGTGGAGCTGCGCGTGGCCTTCACACCGGTGGCGTCCGGGCGGGTGCGCGACGGCCGCGTGGAGGTGTCCGTGCGCAAGCCGAAGACGACGTCGCCCGGCCCCAAGGTGACGCTGTCGGGCGAGGGCGGCGCGTCCTGCGTGGAGGTGCGGCCCGAGCACCTGGCCTTCGGGCCGGTGGCCTTCGGGATGACGGCCACGCGCGACGTCACCCTCTACAACCACTGCCGCGAGGAGACGTCCGTCACGGGCCTGCACCTCACCACGCAGGCGGGCGGCTACTTCACGCTCGCGCAGCCACCGTCGAGCCAGCCGGTGGCGCCCGGGGGCACGCTGAAGGTGGGCGTCACCTTCAGTCCCCGGGCGGGCGTGGGCAGCGTGAGCAGTGGGCAGCTGGCCGTCACCTCCACCCAGCGCACCTCCAGCGCCACGGACGCCGTGAAGCTGTCGGGCGAGGGCCGCGCCTTCGCGCCTTGCGAGTACTCGCTGCCCTCGGTGCTGGACTTCGGCCAGGTGCCGGTGGGCTCGGAGGTGGCGCTGGGCGTCACGCTGCGCAACACCGGCAACGAGGCGTGCTTCCTGTCGGCGCTCCAGCTGGCGTCGGGGTCGGATCCGGCCTTCCGCGCGGCGACGCTGGCCAACAGCGTGCTGGAGCCCGGCAAGAAGGTGACGCTCGTCGTGCGCTTCCAGCCGTCCTCGGAAGGGGAGTTCCAGGGGCTCGCGGAGGGCTGGGTGAGCCACCCCACGCGCGGCCACCCGCTGGTGAACCTGGTGGG
This window encodes:
- a CDS encoding peptide MFS transporter, whose translation is MQSTVAAGEARKGHPPGLYLLFATEMWERMSYYGMRGLLVLFLTDKVRGGFGWSTADALGLYGTYTGLVYLTPILGGYIADRFIGQRKAVMLGGALMVIGHLLLALPGISIFYAGLGFLIIGNGFFKPNISTMVGGLYPAGDGRRDGAFTIFYMGINLGAVLGNFICGTLGERVGWHWGFGSAGVGMTLGLIIFVALAHKFLGNVGLAPAPRPTEAQTTTPDGKHHAFSREEWDRIIVIFIIALFVVAFWTGFEQAGGLMNLYTDQKVDRSMFGWEVPTTWFQNFNSVFIVTLAPVFAAVWSSLAAKGKDLSIPVKMSLGLIFLSVGFAFMLGASKESAADGKAAAWWVIMAYLFHTMGELCLSPVGLSMVSKVAPQRVTSAMMGVWFLANAVANKLSGVLGGYSEKMGEFSVFLTIVIGAGLAGVILLFLAPMLKRMMHGTDEVTPAATPAHQEGTVHPAT
- a CDS encoding FIST signal transduction protein; amino-acid sequence: MRIQIGKSHSPDCATAAREAGQEALRGAVAPTFALVLCTDQYDAVALASAVREELGDIPWAGCCAAGVFAGTELLLQGLVIALFIGDDFRVGVGMGGPVSERPREAGRAAVAEAVSKLPPKPSGHRRALIVLPDALSGNSTEVVRGAQQEAGAGIRWAGGGAGNNLRFVKTAQFAQGHAYQDRVVVIAFDTREPLGVGIQHGWYPYGPPSQVTKARGAVAIELDYENAFEVYRRTAASRGDALDVRSFVRFAMTHPLGIPQANGEFVIRDPLSVDSDGSVRFIAEIPDGSLVRVMEGKRTDLLGAAASAATLAREATSGALGGAMVFDCVSRYLLLEDGVRDELSRFQDALGAGVPVVGCLTLGEVGAMGGGVPQFHNKTAVVVALPG
- a CDS encoding sensor histidine kinase; this translates as MEDHGADAEHKLTEERLALLSVLQELTVAALDLLDPDKPADDFLDRVAERLGCAVALWFQSDPGGQVGLLGASGLSPASRQLPIPRLLPRYPREPGPLRVELPYPELASPGLVRWSVPIDDAGHGAVPPVSVLLLYFDREPRLPRQYQGMVERLGGVLRTALIHRQLFARTLESERALQHERDFSSTVLDTARALVVVLDPEGRIVRFNRACQEVTGYSFEELRGDRFWTRLLPPEEAGIVELHFAVLAAGLGHEQYENHWLTRKGERRLISWSSNVLRNVSGTIEYVIGTGIDITEHRRTEQERDQTFQREQQARARAEEQEGRSALLAEASGLLDGSLAPEDALRSVAALTVRRFADWCAVEVLDGSHSAQRLTEARSEALRASSSARSVREGQDLAEFIDFPSRISVPLLAREHALGTLTLARLEGSGRYVPADVALAQELARRAAMAMDNARLYQQAQLAIGLRDEFLSIASHELKTPVTSLQLSVQGLMRLARTGALRTSPVETVTHALEVIERQAKRMAKLVNTLLDVSRIHAGRLELEFEEVDLAALVRDVAARFAPELATSGTRLQVHADTAVPGMWDRSRLDQIVTNLLSNAIKYGEGRPIALRVEGDAEMARLEVRDQGIGIPAERQVRIFRAFERAVSSRHYGGLGLGLHIVNQLVERLGGSVRVESEAGQGATFTVELPRYGPHAAPAADPTLHDGL
- a CDS encoding POT family MFS transporter, encoding MAETSTAPTTQRFPPQIPYIIGNEACERFSFYGMRNILTVFFIDYLLRTQVPETGLREAQAKSLMHLFMAGVYFFPLIGGYLADRFFGKFHTIFVLSLVYCAGHACLALFEDSAKGFYTGLTLIAIGSGGIKPCVSAMVGDQFTEKNKHLVKKVFAIFYWTINFGSFFASLFVPLLMKNYGPAVAFGVPGILMFLATVIFWAGRKHYVLVPPTGPNPHSFFKVLGSAFRGKDVAGGTWLDKARAEHPTEAVEGVKAVFRVSALLLPFVPFFWMLFDQKASTWVVQARSMDPNVGGIVFQPSQMQFINPMLVMLLIPFLTAVVYPAFQRAGWELTPLRRMPMGLIIGAASFVIAGFFQVAMEGGTTLNIAWQLLPYIVLTVAEILVSTTGLEFAYTQAPREMKGTIQSVWLVTNTLANVAVAIAAALNVFTGSAQFFFYAALAAVAGVGMALVARKYVVRDYYQTDAQAPMDGRNPAVEPKPA